In Thermococcus stetteri, the following proteins share a genomic window:
- a CDS encoding DUF72 domain-containing protein: MIKVGTCGFCEARNKYFRDFDAVEVQQTFYRILQEKTLERWRKEAPEGFTFSIKAFQGVTHPANSPTWRRSNVKPGKDVGLLRPTSDVLHFWRVTLKEAETLDARFILIQLPKSFRESEESFANAERFFEMIDRKEFDIAVELRGWSEKGIKRFVREFDVIDVTDPLVRILLHTGETSYYRLHGRYENGRIIYSHSYSDEELQKAKERVIGWDRGESFVFFNNSDMCRDAKRFKALL, encoded by the coding sequence ATGATAAAGGTTGGAACCTGCGGCTTCTGCGAGGCGAGAAACAAGTACTTCAGGGACTTCGACGCGGTGGAGGTTCAGCAGACATTCTACAGAATCCTTCAGGAGAAGACGCTGGAGCGCTGGAGGAAAGAAGCCCCCGAAGGCTTCACATTCTCGATAAAGGCCTTTCAGGGAGTAACTCACCCAGCGAACAGCCCAACCTGGAGGAGGAGCAACGTGAAACCAGGAAAAGATGTCGGTCTGCTCAGGCCAACGAGCGACGTTCTCCATTTCTGGAGGGTAACGCTGAAGGAGGCCGAAACCCTCGATGCGAGGTTCATCCTCATCCAGCTCCCGAAGAGCTTCAGGGAGAGCGAGGAGAGCTTTGCCAACGCGGAGAGGTTCTTTGAGATGATAGACAGGAAGGAGTTCGATATAGCCGTTGAGCTGAGGGGCTGGAGCGAGAAGGGAATTAAGCGCTTTGTGAGGGAGTTCGATGTCATAGACGTTACCGATCCACTCGTCAGGATACTTCTCCACACCGGTGAGACGAGCTACTACCGTCTGCACGGCCGCTATGAAAACGGGAGAATAATCTACAGCCACTCGTACAGCGACGAAGAGCTCCAAAAGGCCAAGGAGAGGGTAATTGGCTGGGACAGAGGTGAGAGCTTTGTCTTCTTCAACAACTCGGACATGTGCAGGGACGCGAAGAGGTTCAAGGCACTCCTCTAG
- the meaB gene encoding methylmalonyl Co-A mutase-associated GTPase MeaB: MIDGLIERMLKGDKRAAARLITLVENDEEKAREIVSRIYPYTGKAYIVGITGPPGAGKSTLLDKLIRVAREEGKIVGVIAIDPTSPFTGGALLGDRIRMQRHSTDPGVFIRSMATRGSLGGLAKATNDAIKVLDAYGCDVIFVETVGVGQIEVDIVKTADTVVLVTVPGLGDDIQAIKAGLMEIADVFVINKADKEGADATYFELNLMLDLEKERWEKRGWRPPIVETVATTMRGIRDLWKAINEHRAFLERSGELERKRKFRAEEEIKTIVSDRIVRTVGKKLSEDEISALIERVVKRELDPYSAADQVIEKALGVKV; this comes from the coding sequence ATGATAGACGGACTTATCGAGCGAATGCTCAAGGGAGACAAGAGGGCCGCCGCGAGGCTCATAACCCTCGTCGAGAACGACGAGGAAAAGGCCCGGGAAATCGTCTCGAGGATTTATCCCTACACCGGAAAAGCCTACATCGTCGGAATAACCGGGCCGCCGGGGGCTGGAAAGTCGACACTCCTCGACAAGCTGATCAGGGTTGCGAGGGAAGAGGGCAAGATCGTTGGCGTTATAGCGATAGACCCGACTTCTCCCTTTACCGGGGGCGCTCTCCTCGGAGACAGGATAAGGATGCAGAGGCACTCCACAGACCCGGGCGTCTTCATCAGGAGCATGGCGACGAGGGGCTCTCTCGGCGGGCTCGCCAAGGCCACCAACGACGCGATAAAGGTCCTCGACGCCTACGGCTGTGACGTGATCTTCGTTGAGACCGTCGGAGTTGGCCAGATCGAGGTTGACATAGTAAAGACTGCCGACACGGTTGTCCTCGTCACGGTTCCTGGCCTCGGAGACGACATCCAGGCGATAAAGGCCGGCCTCATGGAGATTGCTGATGTTTTCGTCATAAACAAGGCAGACAAAGAGGGGGCCGATGCAACCTACTTCGAGCTGAACCTTATGCTAGACCTCGAAAAGGAGCGCTGGGAGAAGCGCGGCTGGCGGCCGCCAATAGTCGAGACCGTCGCCACCACGATGAGGGGCATCCGCGACCTCTGGAAGGCAATAAACGAGCACAGGGCTTTTCTGGAGCGGAGCGGTGAGCTTGAGAGGAAGAGGAAGTTCAGGGCCGAGGAAGAGATAAAGACCATCGTATCGGACAGGATAGTGAGAACCGTTGGTAAAAAGCTCTCCGAGGATGAAATCTCTGCCTTAATTGAGAGGGTCGTTAAGAGGGAGCTTGACCCATACTCTGCCGCGGATCAGGTTATTGAAAAGGCACTGGGGGTGAAAGTATGA
- a CDS encoding PHP domain-containing protein gives MLEFPHDTHTHTVYSDGIGSIADNIASAEEKGLKLLGITDHSHYVIGKTFNRYVREIRRWGEESEITVLAGVEGNITPNGVDVPDFAAEKLDYVIASVHEWLDTPEEYLELVKLALTDENVDVIGHFGANFPHIGFPSVEELREVLDLAEANGKAFEISSRYRVPELDFIRECIKRGVKLTFASDAHFPEGVGNVGWSEKAFKKAGGRKEDLLFEEFL, from the coding sequence ATGCTCGAGTTCCCCCATGACACCCACACGCACACCGTTTACTCGGACGGGATCGGCTCGATAGCGGACAACATAGCTTCGGCAGAGGAAAAGGGCCTCAAACTCCTTGGAATAACAGATCACAGCCACTACGTGATTGGTAAAACCTTCAACCGCTACGTCAGGGAGATAAGGCGGTGGGGGGAAGAGTCCGAGATAACTGTTCTTGCTGGAGTAGAGGGGAACATAACTCCCAACGGGGTCGACGTTCCTGATTTCGCCGCTGAAAAGCTTGACTATGTCATAGCGAGCGTCCACGAGTGGCTTGACACTCCAGAGGAGTACCTTGAACTTGTAAAACTTGCCCTAACTGACGAAAACGTTGATGTGATAGGCCACTTCGGGGCTAACTTCCCCCATATTGGCTTCCCATCGGTAGAGGAGCTGAGAGAAGTCCTTGATCTCGCCGAGGCAAACGGTAAGGCCTTTGAGATAAGCTCCCGCTACCGCGTTCCCGAGCTGGACTTCATACGGGAGTGCATAAAGAGGGGGGTAAAGCTCACTTTCGCAAGCGACGCCCACTTCCCAGAGGGAGTCGGAAACGTGGGATGGAGCGAAAAGGCCTTTAAGAAGGCTGGGGGAAGAAAGGAAGACCTACTCTTTGAGGAGTTCCTTTGA
- the mce gene encoding methylmalonyl-CoA epimerase, with translation MIKKIDHVGIAVKNLEEAIKVWEGLGLKVDEIEEVPDQKVRTAIIHVGESRIELLEATSEDSPIAKFIAKRGEGIHHIALGVDNIEEHLEKLKEAGYRLIDEKPRIGAGGAKIAFVHPKSVTGVLLELCQRE, from the coding sequence ATGATAAAGAAGATAGACCACGTTGGGATTGCCGTTAAGAACCTTGAGGAGGCCATAAAGGTCTGGGAGGGTCTCGGCCTCAAGGTTGACGAGATCGAGGAAGTTCCGGACCAGAAGGTTAGGACGGCCATAATCCACGTCGGGGAGAGCAGGATCGAGCTTCTCGAAGCGACTTCGGAGGACTCCCCGATAGCCAAGTTCATAGCAAAGCGCGGTGAGGGGATACACCACATAGCTCTCGGCGTTGACAACATCGAGGAGCACCTCGAAAAGCTGAAGGAAGCCGGCTACCGCCTCATAGACGAGAAGCCGAGGATCGGCGCTGGCGGGGCTAAGATAGCCTTCGTCCACCCGAAGTCCGTCACCGGTGTCCTTCTGGAGCTCTGCCAGAGGGAGTGA
- a CDS encoding cobalamin B12-binding domain-containing protein, with amino-acid sequence MVERSKVRVLIAKPGLDGHDRGAKVIARALRDAGFEVIYTGIRQTPEQIVESVIQEDVDVLGISILSGAHMVLIPKILKLLEERGIKPNEDVLVLAGGIIPPDDAEQLEKMGVAKVFGPGSPISEIIKFIDENLPKLKKFRENA; translated from the coding sequence ATGGTCGAACGCTCAAAGGTTAGGGTTCTCATCGCCAAGCCAGGCTTGGATGGTCACGACAGGGGTGCAAAGGTCATAGCCAGAGCCCTCAGGGATGCCGGCTTTGAGGTCATCTACACCGGCATCAGGCAGACTCCGGAGCAGATAGTCGAGAGTGTTATCCAGGAAGACGTTGACGTCCTCGGCATAAGCATCCTCTCTGGGGCCCACATGGTCCTGATACCGAAGATACTCAAGCTCCTCGAGGAGAGGGGCATAAAACCGAACGAAGACGTTCTCGTTCTCGCTGGAGGTATAATCCCGCCCGACGACGCCGAACAGCTTGAGAAGATGGGTGTCGCCAAGGTCTTCGGCCCGGGAAGCCCGATAAGCGAGATAATCAAGTTCATAGACGAGAACCTTCCGAAGCTCAAGAAGTTCAGGGAGAACGCATAA
- the dapA gene encoding 4-hydroxy-tetrahydrodipicolinate synthase, whose translation MPMLEGVFVPHVTPFDEDENINEPVLRELVHHFINAGLNGLVSLGSNGEFPYLSFEEKLRVVEIVLDEAPSKVPVIAGATENSTRETLRLGRALLDLGANALLIGPPYYFKPSPEELFAHYLMLAGKLDGRILIYNVPKFTGLNIPVDVIERLAEEHSNIVGIKDSSANMGRITELVRRLGDRFTILAGTADVMYSSWVIGAHGAVVAVANVAPEICAELWEAFKAGNHQKARELQLRLNLINEVVVKKYNQVSAIKAAMGMRGLNVGKPRLPSLPLDEKALEGIRKALTTAGVL comes from the coding sequence ATGCCTATGCTGGAAGGAGTCTTCGTCCCCCACGTAACGCCCTTTGACGAGGACGAAAACATCAACGAGCCGGTTTTAAGGGAGCTAGTCCACCACTTCATCAACGCCGGCCTGAACGGCCTTGTCTCCCTCGGAAGCAACGGCGAGTTCCCCTACCTGAGCTTTGAGGAAAAGCTGAGGGTGGTTGAGATAGTCCTCGATGAGGCCCCATCGAAAGTCCCGGTAATCGCTGGAGCCACCGAGAACTCAACGAGAGAAACCCTGAGGCTCGGAAGGGCTCTCCTAGACCTCGGAGCTAACGCCCTTCTCATCGGGCCACCCTACTACTTCAAGCCGTCTCCGGAGGAGCTTTTCGCCCACTACTTGATGCTCGCCGGGAAGTTAGATGGAAGAATCCTCATCTACAACGTCCCCAAGTTCACGGGCCTGAACATACCGGTAGACGTTATCGAGCGCCTTGCAGAGGAGCACTCCAACATCGTCGGGATCAAGGACTCCAGCGCAAACATGGGAAGGATAACCGAGCTCGTCAGAAGGCTCGGCGACAGGTTCACGATTCTCGCGGGAACGGCCGACGTGATGTACTCCTCTTGGGTTATCGGTGCCCACGGTGCTGTTGTGGCCGTTGCAAATGTTGCACCGGAGATATGCGCCGAGCTGTGGGAGGCCTTCAAAGCGGGCAACCACCAAAAGGCGAGGGAACTCCAGCTTCGCCTCAACCTGATAAACGAGGTCGTGGTCAAGAAGTACAACCAGGTAAGCGCTATAAAGGCCGCGATGGGGATGAGGGGCCTAAATGTTGGAAAGCCAAGGCTTCCATCACTCCCGCTCGATGAAAAAGCGCTGGAAGGTATCAGGAAAGCCCTTACGACGGCCGGAGTGCTTTAG
- a CDS encoding 5-oxoprolinase subunit PxpA, with translation MKVDLNADLGESFGRYKLGLDEEVMNYITSANVATGWHAGDPLVMRKTVKLAKEKGVAIGAHPGYPDLLGFGRRYMKLTYDEARNYILYQVGALYAFVRAEGLELQHVKPHGALYNALVKEEELARGVIEGIADFDKNLIFVTLSGSRPVEIAEEMGVKVAHEVFADRAYNPDGTLVPRSKPGAVIEDKEEIAERVISMVKDGGVRAINGEWVDLRVDTICLHGDNPKAVEIAAHIRKVLEEEGVKVVPMRGVVG, from the coding sequence ATGAAGGTTGACCTCAACGCCGACCTCGGCGAGAGCTTTGGGAGGTACAAGCTCGGCCTCGACGAGGAAGTTATGAACTACATCACCTCAGCGAACGTCGCGACAGGCTGGCACGCGGGAGACCCTCTCGTGATGAGGAAGACTGTAAAGCTGGCGAAGGAGAAAGGTGTAGCCATTGGCGCTCACCCGGGCTATCCAGACCTGCTCGGCTTCGGCAGGAGGTACATGAAGCTGACCTATGACGAGGCGAGGAACTACATCCTCTACCAGGTGGGGGCGCTCTACGCTTTTGTCAGAGCGGAAGGCCTTGAGCTCCAGCACGTCAAGCCACACGGAGCGCTCTACAACGCCCTGGTGAAGGAAGAGGAGCTCGCGAGGGGAGTTATCGAGGGTATAGCCGACTTCGACAAAAACCTCATCTTCGTAACACTCTCAGGTTCAAGGCCGGTTGAGATAGCGGAGGAGATGGGCGTTAAGGTTGCCCATGAGGTCTTTGCCGACAGGGCCTACAACCCAGACGGAACCCTCGTCCCGCGCTCGAAGCCCGGAGCGGTGATAGAAGACAAAGAAGAAATAGCCGAGCGCGTAATTTCGATGGTCAAGGACGGCGGCGTTAGGGCAATCAACGGCGAGTGGGTCGACCTGAGGGTGGATACCATCTGCCTTCACGGGGACAACCCGAAGGCCGTGGAGATAGCCGCGCACATCAGGAAGGTGCTGGAGGAGGAAGGGGTTAAGGTCGTTCCGATGAGGGGAGTTGTCGGGTGA
- the pxpB gene encoding 5-oxoprolinase subunit PxpB, translated as MELKSLGDSALLISFGEVTDDEVNAIVHAVARAIEEKDFEWLVDVVPAYSSLAVIFDPLKVTFEEVKKAVEPLLGVSAGAFKGRKIEIPVLYGGEYGPDIEFVAEYNGLSVEDVIEIHSGKTYRVHFLGFLPGFAYLSPVDERIAAPRLEKPRLKVPAGSVGIAGRQTGIYPLESPGGWRLIGRTPLRLFDPSREPPTLLQPGDEVKFVPISEEEFVELHQGEWGTEV; from the coding sequence ATGGAGTTAAAGTCCCTCGGCGACTCCGCCCTTCTCATTTCCTTCGGCGAGGTCACAGACGACGAAGTGAACGCGATAGTCCACGCCGTTGCGAGGGCAATCGAGGAGAAAGACTTTGAGTGGCTGGTGGACGTCGTCCCGGCTTATTCTTCTCTGGCGGTGATCTTTGACCCGCTGAAAGTCACTTTCGAGGAGGTCAAAAAAGCAGTCGAGCCACTGCTTGGTGTAAGCGCTGGAGCCTTCAAGGGTCGGAAAATCGAGATACCCGTCCTCTACGGCGGTGAATACGGGCCTGACATCGAGTTCGTAGCGGAATACAATGGGCTGAGCGTTGAGGATGTCATCGAGATACACTCCGGAAAGACATATCGCGTCCACTTCCTCGGCTTCCTGCCGGGATTTGCCTACTTAAGCCCTGTGGATGAGAGGATAGCGGCTCCGAGGCTGGAAAAACCACGTTTAAAGGTCCCAGCCGGCTCGGTTGGGATAGCTGGGAGGCAGACTGGCATTTATCCGCTCGAAAGCCCCGGCGGCTGGAGGCTCATTGGGAGGACTCCGCTGAGGCTTTTCGATCCAAGCAGAGAACCACCTACCCTGCTCCAGCCAGGGGATGAGGTGAAGTTTGTACCAATAAGCGAAGAGGAGTTCGTTGAGTTGCATCAAGGTGAGTGGGGGACAGAGGTATGA
- a CDS encoding 5-oxoprolinase subunit C family protein, producing MIELLSVPSLLTVQDGGREGYRKLGVPVSGFMDDFSAKIANYLVGNPGDAPLLEFLLAGPKIMFNASVVFAVAGDVDVRLNGIPIEPWTSYWAKRGDILEIGTLKSGIYGYIAFAGGIKCEKLLGSCSVYPRAGLGRPLKAGDKLDLGYAILTGREGRFLPPKLRPDYSSGEVEIRVLLGPDLEHFTENGIGTFLESTYTITPESDRMGYRLDGPAVEHSEKGPDIVTSPLVPGSVQVPGNGKPIVMMRDAQTTGGYAKIAAVIAADLPVLAQSRPGTGVRFREVTPEEAREILKRRDKTLEAIREFLDGKLRAYSVRALGKEFLLFAGKA from the coding sequence ATGATTGAGCTCCTCAGCGTTCCGTCCCTTCTGACGGTGCAGGACGGGGGAAGAGAAGGCTATAGAAAGCTCGGCGTTCCAGTTTCTGGCTTCATGGACGACTTCTCTGCTAAAATTGCAAACTACCTCGTCGGGAATCCCGGTGATGCGCCGCTCCTTGAGTTTCTTCTAGCGGGGCCAAAGATAATGTTTAATGCCTCGGTGGTTTTTGCGGTGGCTGGGGACGTTGATGTAAGGCTCAACGGAATACCCATTGAACCCTGGACGAGCTACTGGGCGAAGAGGGGGGATATCCTTGAAATTGGGACTTTGAAAAGCGGTATCTATGGCTACATAGCCTTCGCGGGCGGCATAAAATGTGAGAAGCTCCTGGGGAGCTGTTCGGTCTATCCGCGGGCAGGCCTCGGAAGGCCTCTGAAAGCTGGTGATAAGCTAGACCTCGGATATGCGATTTTAACGGGCAGGGAAGGTCGATTCCTGCCACCGAAGCTGAGGCCTGACTACTCGAGCGGTGAAGTGGAGATCCGGGTTCTTCTCGGCCCGGACTTGGAGCACTTCACTGAAAACGGCATCGGGACTTTTCTGGAGTCGACTTACACGATAACGCCCGAGAGCGACAGGATGGGCTACCGGCTAGACGGACCGGCTGTAGAGCACTCCGAAAAAGGCCCTGACATCGTTACCAGTCCTTTAGTCCCCGGAAGCGTACAGGTTCCGGGGAACGGAAAGCCGATAGTCATGATGCGTGATGCTCAGACTACTGGCGGCTATGCCAAGATAGCGGCTGTAATAGCGGCTGACCTTCCAGTTCTGGCCCAGAGCAGGCCCGGAACTGGGGTCAGGTTTAGGGAAGTGACTCCAGAAGAGGCACGGGAAATACTAAAAAGGCGTGATAAAACCCTTGAAGCAATACGGGAGTTCCTGGATGGGAAACTAAGGGCTTACTCGGTGAGGGCGCTCGGAAAAGAGTTTCTCCTGTTCGCTGGAAAGGCTTGA
- a CDS encoding dihydropteroate synthase-like protein, giving the protein MHKRILLVTGKLAEPLVRKYGRGCDIFVAPVSVAAFLTPELIVRYLKKAGIKSEDYDLILIPGLVRGSAQLIEDELGIPTFKGPRSAMDLPQVLRALEDGFKLSKEVPADELFSFDALKRVEDIRNKTKSRRYIEEALKKPWNVLIGNLPAGRDFPARILAEVVDAPKLGVEKTVEKALYYLREGADIIDIGMVAGETNLDFIEEIPEIRERLGEAGFEVPISFDSLNTSEIEGALDYADLFLSVDSGNLEALVTEKPIVLIPTNQKESYFPTKPAERVEFLEKLKEKALDLGYKTIIPDLILEHVPHLARSVTAFQLYRERNPNDVLLAGVGNVVELYDADSVGMNALLAGIAKELSIKLLLTTEVSAKAKGSVRELRRAVDMNLFDLPKDLGFNLLILKEKREAEWRFKPADEVVEARERPIELEPIYFRIWLEDGRIWVNAHRGTEPVLTIVGDEPNEIIDTILERFGISPRHAFYLGRELEKAYTALKLRRSYVQEVELFGEFY; this is encoded by the coding sequence ATGCATAAGAGAATCCTCCTCGTCACCGGAAAGCTGGCAGAGCCGCTCGTTCGGAAGTACGGGAGAGGGTGTGATATTTTTGTAGCCCCGGTGAGCGTCGCCGCTTTCCTCACCCCGGAGCTGATCGTTAGGTACCTGAAAAAAGCTGGAATAAAAAGCGAGGACTATGACCTTATTCTCATTCCAGGCCTTGTAAGGGGATCTGCCCAACTTATTGAGGACGAGCTCGGGATTCCAACCTTCAAGGGGCCAAGGAGTGCTATGGATCTTCCGCAGGTCTTGAGGGCCCTTGAGGATGGTTTCAAGCTCAGCAAGGAAGTTCCGGCGGATGAGCTCTTCTCCTTCGATGCTCTCAAAAGGGTGGAGGACATCAGGAACAAAACGAAAAGCAGGCGCTACATCGAGGAAGCTCTAAAGAAGCCCTGGAACGTCCTCATCGGCAACCTTCCAGCAGGGAGGGACTTTCCCGCGAGGATTCTGGCGGAGGTAGTGGATGCTCCGAAACTCGGCGTTGAGAAAACCGTTGAGAAGGCCCTCTACTACCTCCGCGAGGGAGCTGACATAATCGACATCGGCATGGTTGCCGGTGAGACGAACCTCGACTTTATCGAAGAAATTCCCGAGATACGCGAGAGGCTGGGGGAGGCCGGTTTTGAAGTACCAATCAGCTTCGACTCTCTCAACACGTCCGAAATCGAGGGGGCGCTTGACTACGCCGACCTCTTTCTGAGTGTCGATTCTGGCAACCTTGAGGCCCTTGTAACGGAAAAGCCCATCGTCCTAATACCCACCAACCAGAAGGAGAGCTACTTCCCCACCAAGCCTGCCGAGAGGGTCGAGTTCCTTGAAAAGCTCAAGGAGAAAGCTCTCGACCTTGGATACAAAACGATAATCCCTGACCTTATCCTCGAGCACGTACCCCACTTAGCGCGCTCGGTAACTGCCTTCCAGCTCTACCGCGAGAGGAACCCTAACGATGTCCTCCTGGCGGGTGTGGGCAACGTGGTCGAGCTTTACGACGCTGACAGCGTCGGTATGAACGCCCTGCTCGCTGGAATAGCAAAAGAGCTTTCCATAAAACTCCTCCTGACAACGGAAGTCAGCGCGAAGGCAAAGGGTTCGGTGAGGGAGCTCAGGAGAGCCGTAGACATGAACCTCTTTGACCTCCCCAAGGATCTCGGCTTCAACCTGTTAATCCTCAAGGAGAAGAGGGAAGCAGAGTGGCGCTTCAAGCCGGCCGATGAGGTCGTGGAGGCCAGAGAGAGGCCTATTGAACTTGAGCCTATCTATTTCCGCATCTGGCTGGAAGATGGGAGGATATGGGTGAACGCTCACAGAGGTACAGAGCCGGTTCTCACGATAGTGGGTGACGAACCGAACGAGATAATCGACACGATCCTTGAACGCTTCGGGATAAGCCCGAGGCATGCCTTCTACCTCGGCAGGGAGCTGGAAAAAGCATATACTGCCCTGAAGCTGAGGAGGAGCTACGTCCAGGAGGTTGAGCTTTTCGGGGAGTTTTACTGA
- a CDS encoding GNAT family N-acetyltransferase, which translates to MSPEIRVATLDDVRGIVDVPTAGEKLSGLSVRERYLRGGPWMSVETCAVHINALLLEGQYPIVAEVNGRTVGEAEVFLSEEPINGEMRRIAHLDVIEVHPDFRGRGIGRALIGHIEERFKREAELLTTQPDEEAIGFYKKIGFSEVLYENWLVEVSTTEFTRDHVHPLSFFP; encoded by the coding sequence TTGAGCCCTGAAATAAGGGTGGCAACCCTGGACGATGTTAGGGGAATAGTGGATGTCCCCACTGCAGGGGAGAAGCTTTCGGGCCTTTCCGTTCGTGAGCGCTACCTCCGCGGCGGCCCCTGGATGAGCGTAGAAACGTGCGCCGTCCACATCAACGCCCTCCTTCTCGAGGGGCAGTATCCAATAGTGGCGGAGGTTAACGGGAGAACCGTCGGTGAGGCGGAAGTCTTTCTTTCCGAGGAGCCGATAAATGGAGAGATGAGAAGGATAGCCCACCTGGACGTCATAGAGGTTCACCCAGACTTCAGGGGAAGAGGAATTGGTAGGGCGCTTATCGGGCACATCGAAGAGCGCTTTAAGAGAGAAGCCGAACTACTAACGACCCAGCCGGACGAGGAAGCAATCGGCTTTTACAAGAAGATTGGTTTCAGCGAAGTCCTCTACGAGAACTGGCTTGTGGAGGTCTCCACTACCGAATTCACCAGAGATCATGTCCATCCCCTCAGCTTCTTTCCCTGA
- a CDS encoding PGF-pre-PGF domain-containing protein: MTFRAGEDLEGVLAVRQEAGEVENYTTYALFNVTHPANWSLENVTISFRVSKEWLDGKNGTLVLLRYSGRKWEKYEPIYEYSDREYSYYRARVQGLSLFAVAEKIEVPTPPSPGTNETTETKPTTETTTTPNPTETPSSSPSPPNTESGSNLPYYALGIAVLILVGAYIYRKR; this comes from the coding sequence GTGACGTTCAGGGCAGGGGAAGACCTTGAGGGAGTACTGGCCGTTCGCCAGGAAGCGGGCGAGGTTGAGAACTACACCACCTACGCCCTCTTCAACGTGACCCACCCGGCAAACTGGTCGCTGGAGAACGTTACCATATCCTTCAGAGTCTCAAAGGAATGGCTCGATGGAAAGAATGGAACCCTCGTGCTCCTCAGGTATTCCGGCAGAAAGTGGGAGAAGTACGAGCCGATCTATGAGTACAGCGACAGGGAGTACTCCTACTACAGGGCGAGGGTTCAGGGATTGTCACTCTTCGCCGTAGCGGAGAAGATCGAGGTTCCCACTCCACCCTCGCCTGGAACCAACGAAACGACCGAAACAAAACCAACGACGGAAACAACAACCACTCCCAACCCAACGGAGACTCCGTCGAGCTCTCCATCGCCGCCGAACACTGAAAGCGGGAGCAACCTGCCCTACTACGCGCTCGGGATAGCGGTGCTGATACTCGTAGGGGCCTACATCTACAGGAAGCGGTGA
- a CDS encoding ATP-binding protein, whose translation MIIMSEQFVNRVEELKALREAYESGRKELIIVYGRRRVGKTALVKKSVEGISHIYFFAEETLESENLRTFKRLVAKALGNPLIEKAELSWEELFELLDGSGVVVIIDEFPNLLKANRGLVSKFQKIWDSAEKLKLVLTGSAISVMESHVLGYRSPLYGRRTLSIMLKPLNFLHLREFFPEKSWEELVRIYGITDGIPAYIKEVQFRLNAGESLEEVFQPNKPLFDEAEFLLRSELREPARYFAILKAIAFGKTKFGEIVSFTGLPGSTVSKYLSNLQTLHIVEERHPIGEPERKRNARYYLSDLYFNFWFRFVYPNRSQLLDFGYIENFEEEYNHYLGFVFEKACTDFLREMNKAGKLPFRFTKIGRWWRKGEEIDLVALNESERKALFVEVKWKELGEKEARRILKDLEGKAELVGLNGWEKGYGLIAKNVEGKEKLREEDLSAWDLGDFEIAKRR comes from the coding sequence ATGATAATCATGAGTGAACAATTTGTCAACAGGGTCGAGGAACTCAAAGCCCTTAGGGAAGCTTATGAGAGTGGCCGTAAAGAGCTGATAATCGTTTACGGGAGGAGAAGGGTTGGAAAGACCGCACTCGTTAAGAAGTCGGTGGAAGGTATTTCCCACATCTACTTCTTCGCGGAGGAGACCCTTGAGAGTGAAAACCTTAGGACGTTCAAGAGATTAGTGGCAAAGGCCCTTGGAAACCCGCTGATTGAGAAGGCCGAGCTCTCGTGGGAGGAGCTTTTCGAGCTTCTCGACGGTTCTGGAGTTGTCGTGATAATAGACGAGTTCCCGAACCTTCTGAAGGCCAACAGGGGGCTGGTTTCAAAGTTCCAGAAGATATGGGACTCTGCCGAGAAGCTCAAGCTCGTCCTGACTGGCTCTGCCATCAGCGTGATGGAGAGCCACGTCCTCGGTTACAGAAGCCCCCTCTACGGCAGAAGGACGCTGTCCATAATGCTTAAGCCCCTGAACTTTCTCCACCTCCGGGAGTTCTTCCCGGAGAAAAGCTGGGAGGAGCTCGTGAGGATATACGGGATAACCGACGGGATTCCGGCCTACATCAAGGAAGTCCAGTTCCGGCTGAATGCTGGGGAGAGCCTCGAGGAGGTCTTCCAGCCCAACAAGCCGCTCTTCGACGAGGCGGAGTTCCTACTCAGGAGCGAGCTTAGGGAACCAGCGAGGTACTTCGCGATACTCAAGGCGATAGCCTTTGGGAAGACGAAGTTCGGGGAGATAGTGAGCTTCACTGGACTTCCGGGCTCAACCGTCTCAAAGTACCTCAGCAACCTGCAGACCCTCCACATAGTCGAGGAGAGGCACCCAATAGGCGAGCCAGAGCGGAAGAGGAACGCGCGCTATTACTTAAGCGACCTCTACTTCAACTTCTGGTTCCGCTTCGTTTACCCTAACCGTTCCCAGCTCCTTGACTTTGGATACATTGAGAACTTTGAGGAGGAGTACAACCACTATCTCGGTTTCGTCTTTGAAAAGGCCTGCACTGACTTCCTCAGGGAGATGAACAAAGCTGGAAAACTTCCTTTCCGCTTTACTAAAATTGGCCGCTGGTGGCGTAAGGGTGAGGAAATTGACCTAGTGGCCTTGAATGAGAGCGAGAGGAAGGCGTTGTTCGTTGAGGTGAAGTGGAAAGAGCTGGGGGAGAAGGAAGCGAGGAGGATTCTGAAAGATCTTGAGGGGAAGGCAGAGCTGGTCGGACTTAATGGATGGGAGAAGGGCTACGGACTGATCGCTAAAAACGTCGAGGGAAAAGAGAAGCTTAGGGAAGAGGACCTTTCGGCCTGGGATTTGGGCGACTTTGAGATAGCCAAAAGGAGGTAA